The following proteins are co-located in the Solanum pennellii chromosome 8, SPENNV200 genome:
- the LOC107027139 gene encoding AT-hook motif nuclear-localized protein 1-like, with product MSMSGVTVVGSDAPSDYHVAPRTTENPSQVSGSAPQITNITPTPVTGAGAGVVAVAGALALVKKKRGRPRKYGPDGVAVPSAAALSPKPISSAAPVSSPVIDFSSEKRGKIRPVGLFSKPHMPKLEVENSGEWVSCSVGANFTPHIINVNTGEDVTMKIISFSQQGPRAICILSANGVISSVTLRQPDSSGGTLTYEGRFEILSLTGSFMPSETGGMRNRSGGMSVSLASPDGRVVGGGVAGLLVAAGPVQIVVGSFLAGNQHEQKTKKNKLEPITAAVVPISSPNIEEPCNHSSAKPTMPASSINWSSSLATESRSKTADINVTLPA from the exons atgagtatGAGTGGAGTAACAGTGGTGGGATCAGATGCACCATCAGATTACCATGTGGCACCTAGGACCACTGAAAATCCCAGTCAAGTTTCTGGATCAGCACCTCAAATTACGAATATTACACCAACTCCGGTCACCGGCGCCGGCGCCGGCGTCGTTGCCGTTGCCGGAGCACTGGCGttagtgaagaagaagagaggtAGACCGAGAAAATATGGACCAGATGGAGTTGCAGTGCCGTCTGCGGCGGCGCTTTCGCCGAAGCCGATTTCGTCGGCGGCTCCTGTGTCGTCGCCGGTGATTGATTTCTCATCGGAGAAACGGGGGAAAATCCGGCCGGTCGGATTATTTAGTAAGCCACATATGCCTAAGTTGGAGGTTGAAAATTCAG GTGAATGGGTCTCATGCTCCGTTGGTGCTAATTTTACGCCCCATATTATCAACGTTAATACTGGAGAG gatgTCACCATGAAGATTATATCATTCTCTCAACAAGGGCCTCGAGCAATATGCATTCTTTCAGCAAACGGTGTAATTTCAAGTGTTACGCTGCGTCAACCAGACTCTTCTGGTGGCACATTGACGTATGAG GGCCGGTTTGAGATACTGTCATTGACTGGATCATTTATGCCATCCGAGACAGGAGGAATGAGAAACAGATCAGGAGGAATGAGTGTTTCTCTAGCAAGCCCTGATGGACGTGTTGTTGGAGGTGGAGTTGCCGGTCTACTAGTTGCTGCTGGTCCGGTCCAG ATTGTTGTTGGGAGCTTCCTTGCTGGAAATCAACATGAACAAAAGACCAAGAAAAACAAATTGGAGCCTATTACAGCTGCTGTTGTTCCTATATCTAGTCCAAATATTGAAGAACCATGTAATCACTCTTCAGCAAAACCTACTATGCCCGCTTCCTCGATTAACTGGTCATCATCGTTGGCAACTGAGTCGAGAAGTAAGACAGCTGACATCAACGTAACGTTGCCTGCATAG